A single region of the Acinetobacter sp. WCHA45 genome encodes:
- the rsmG gene encoding 16S rRNA (guanine(527)-N(7))-methyltransferase RsmG, which yields MHPFFQELKQGSQALGLNLSEEALTLLLKYQDALVLWNKAYNLTAIRDPKEMLVKHLLDSLSILNDLPQGRLLDVGTGGGMPGMIIALCQPERSCVLLDSNGKKIRFLKQFIADLKLDNVVAVQTRVENEDTIDELGQFDVITSRAFASLTDFVDAAQPYMHEQSIIAAMKGLVPTDEMEQIKEQYSCKVIELRVPRLDEQRHLLLLQRIQ from the coding sequence ATGCATCCTTTTTTTCAAGAATTAAAGCAAGGTAGTCAAGCGTTAGGTTTAAACCTAAGTGAGGAAGCGCTAACACTCTTATTGAAATATCAAGATGCTCTCGTGCTATGGAATAAAGCATATAACCTGACAGCGATTCGTGACCCGAAAGAAATGCTGGTTAAACATTTATTAGATAGCTTAAGTATTTTAAATGATTTGCCACAAGGACGTTTATTAGATGTTGGCACGGGTGGTGGAATGCCGGGCATGATCATTGCATTATGTCAACCAGAGCGCTCGTGTGTATTATTAGATTCAAATGGAAAAAAAATTCGTTTTCTTAAGCAATTTATTGCCGATTTAAAATTGGATAATGTTGTTGCAGTTCAAACACGTGTAGAAAATGAAGACACGATTGATGAACTTGGTCAGTTTGATGTCATTACTAGTCGTGCATTTGCTTCATTAACTGATTTTGTAGATGCAGCGCAACCCTATATGCATGAGCAGAGTATTATTGCGGCAATGAAAGGTTTGGTTCCAACTGATGAAATGGAACAGATCAAAGAACAGTATTCATGCAAAGTGATTGAGTTGCGTGTGCCGCGATTAGATGAACAACGTCATTTACTTTTACTTCAACGAATTCAATAA
- a CDS encoding ParA family protein, protein MAQIIAIANQKGGVGKTTTAVNLAASLAILKKRVLLVDMDSQGNATMGSGVQKNDLLYSITDVLLGEVPIETAIQKADVGYKVLGANRELAGVELAIAEQEGREFILKNALQEVDSAFDYIIVDCAPSLSLITVNALAAVNGVIIPMQCEYYALEGLADLTQTIDRIQKALNPNLEIVGVLRTMYDARNALTRDVSAELEQYFGKKLYETVIPRNIRLAEAPAHGLPVIYFEKSSKGAVAYLNLAAEMLKKSKVKKGSAV, encoded by the coding sequence ATGGCTCAAATTATTGCGATTGCAAACCAAAAAGGTGGCGTGGGAAAAACCACAACAGCCGTTAATCTTGCTGCTTCTTTGGCGATTTTGAAGAAACGTGTCTTATTGGTTGATATGGATTCTCAAGGTAATGCCACTATGGGGTCTGGCGTTCAAAAGAATGACTTACTTTACTCGATTACCGATGTGTTGTTGGGTGAAGTGCCAATTGAAACAGCAATTCAGAAAGCTGACGTTGGTTATAAAGTTTTAGGTGCAAATCGTGAACTTGCTGGCGTTGAGTTAGCAATTGCCGAGCAAGAAGGGCGAGAGTTTATTCTCAAAAATGCGTTACAAGAAGTAGATTCAGCATTTGATTATATTATTGTAGATTGTGCACCAAGCCTAAGTTTGATAACTGTGAATGCTTTGGCTGCGGTCAATGGTGTAATTATTCCGATGCAGTGTGAATATTATGCTTTGGAAGGTTTGGCAGATTTGACACAAACAATTGATCGTATACAAAAAGCCCTGAATCCAAACTTGGAAATTGTAGGGGTGTTACGTACGATGTATGATGCTCGTAATGCTTTAACCCGTGACGTGTCTGCTGAGTTAGAGCAATATTTTGGTAAAAAGTTATACGAAACGGTGATCCCTCGGAATATTCGTTTGGCTGAAGCGCCAGCACATGGCTTACCAGTGATTTATTTCGAAAAAAGCTCAAAAGGTGCAGTTGCATATTTGAATTTAGCTGCAGAAATGTTGAAGAAAAGTAAAGTGAAAAAAGGAAGTGCTGTATGA
- a CDS encoding ParB/RepB/Spo0J family partition protein produces MSIKKRGLAKGRGLDALLGSIQKEKLQLEAQALDHGQLKQIDVNLLKRGEYQPRRFIQEQDLQELASSIEKHGVMQPIVIRPVDDEQHPYEIIAGERRWRAAQLAGLAEIPAIVRDLNDQVAIALALIENIQRQDLNPIDQAVALQRFHDEFGLSHQEIADTVGKARTTVSNLLRLLSLADPIKDLMQQGQLDMGHARAILTLKAKEQMDVAKIVIEKALSVRQTEQLVREWSEPKPAKEKVQVSPDIEQLTQKLSERFGANVKIDHNQKGKGKMVIHYHSLDELDGILNICLPN; encoded by the coding sequence ATGAGCATCAAAAAACGCGGATTGGCTAAAGGTCGTGGTTTAGATGCACTATTGGGTTCAATTCAAAAAGAGAAATTGCAACTTGAAGCACAGGCTTTGGATCATGGTCAACTCAAGCAAATTGATGTCAATTTACTGAAACGTGGCGAATATCAGCCACGCCGTTTTATTCAAGAACAAGATTTACAGGAACTTGCTTCATCAATTGAGAAGCATGGCGTAATGCAACCGATTGTGATTCGTCCAGTAGATGATGAACAACACCCTTATGAGATTATTGCAGGTGAACGCCGTTGGCGTGCTGCCCAATTAGCAGGTTTGGCTGAAATTCCAGCAATTGTACGTGATTTAAATGACCAAGTCGCAATCGCATTGGCGTTAATTGAAAACATTCAGCGACAAGATCTCAATCCAATTGATCAAGCGGTAGCTTTGCAGCGTTTCCATGATGAATTTGGTTTAAGTCATCAAGAAATCGCAGATACAGTAGGTAAGGCTCGTACTACGGTGAGTAACTTATTGCGGTTATTAAGTTTGGCTGATCCAATTAAGGACTTAATGCAACAAGGTCAACTTGATATGGGACATGCTCGTGCCATTCTGACCCTAAAAGCAAAAGAGCAAATGGATGTTGCTAAAATCGTAATTGAAAAAGCATTATCAGTGCGTCAGACTGAACAGTTAGTACGTGAGTGGAGTGAACCAAAGCCTGCAAAGGAAAAGGTGCAGGTTTCTCCTGATATTGAACAATTGACTCAGAAACTATCGGAACGTTTTGGAGCAAATGTTAAAATTGACCATAACCAAAAAGGTAAAGGAAAAATGGTCATTCATTATCACTCATTGGATGAGTTGGATGGAATTTTAAATATTTGTTTACCTAACTAA
- a CDS encoding MotA/TolQ/ExbB proton channel family protein: MWELVKAGGWLMLPLILSSIFTVAITIERYIRLRRSQVLPQALLVQGSNVDNVISHLEQEDVVKSPLGRILKAGYDHQDQGEQFARAQMEATASQEISYLEKNINFLGTLSAIAPLLGLLGTVLGIIESFLVIDIGSAGNASMMMPGISKALITTAVGMLIAIPAMIAYRYFQRVVHEYIAELEQQSTLFHAALFYKKAPHVQENRRAS; encoded by the coding sequence ATGTGGGAACTTGTGAAAGCGGGTGGTTGGTTAATGCTACCGCTTATTCTCTCATCAATTTTTACGGTTGCTATTACAATTGAGCGATATATTCGCTTAAGACGGTCACAAGTTTTACCTCAAGCATTACTGGTTCAAGGCTCAAATGTGGATAATGTTATTTCACATTTAGAGCAAGAAGACGTTGTAAAAAGTCCGTTAGGTCGTATTTTAAAAGCTGGTTATGATCATCAAGATCAAGGTGAGCAGTTTGCGCGTGCACAAATGGAAGCAACAGCTTCGCAAGAAATCAGCTATCTAGAAAAAAATATTAACTTTTTAGGTACATTGAGCGCGATTGCACCCTTGCTTGGTTTGTTAGGAACAGTACTTGGTATTATTGAATCGTTTTTAGTGATTGATATCGGTTCTGCTGGAAATGCAAGCATGATGATGCCTGGTATCTCTAAAGCATTGATTACTACGGCTGTAGGTATGCTGATAGCGATTCCAGCAATGATTGCTTATCGTTATTTTCAACGTGTAGTACATGAATATATTGCTGAGTTAGAACAACAATCAACATTATTTCATGCTGCACTTTTCTACAAAAAAGCACCTCATGTGCAAGAAAATCGCCGTGCAAGCTGA
- a CDS encoding ExbD/TolR family protein: MKFKRSQVEDIHINLTPMIDCMLFILVFLLLSTTFSQQSRINLTLPDAQGVPPKQFDHKIEIMVDSTGHYSVNGQALSTKDSADLSTAIKQAAQDRRDFMFIIAADAKAKHEDVIRVMDVAGQLGFVNVNISTKVPTRGFTE, translated from the coding sequence ATGAAATTTAAACGTTCTCAAGTTGAAGATATTCATATCAATTTGACGCCAATGATTGACTGTATGTTATTCATTTTGGTGTTTTTATTATTATCTACCACATTTAGTCAGCAAAGCCGTATAAATCTTACTTTACCAGATGCTCAAGGTGTTCCACCTAAACAATTCGATCACAAAATTGAAATCATGGTAGACTCCACGGGACATTATTCTGTGAATGGTCAAGCATTATCGACCAAAGATAGTGCCGATCTCAGTACTGCGATTAAACAGGCTGCACAGGATCGTCGTGATTTTATGTTTATTATTGCAGCTGATGCAAAAGCAAAACATGAAGATGTGATTCGTGTAATGGATGTGGCAGGTCAACTCGGCTTTGTTAATGTCAATATTAGCACCAAAGTTCCAACTAGAGGTTTTACTGAGTGA
- the msbA gene encoding lipid A export permease/ATP-binding protein MsbA, translated as MNQDFKVYVRLISYLKSYWGVALFVLLGFGINAATEVSVAKLLKYIIDAIQNGSRENLDWFPALIVLLMFFRGLGLFLGGYFSAVISRSLVFSIRQEVYAKLLRLPAQYYLDNSAGHISAKLMYNVEQLTAASSESLQTLVKDGLIVIGLLSYLLYTNWRLTLCIVVFMPFIGILVRIASKKMRKLSIQVQNTMGDVNHVVQETINGNSVVKSFTGEVFEQQRFYKSSEENLRRGLKMVVVQNINSPIIQLLLSMAMAIILWLALRPQVLGDTSAGEFVSYITAAGLISKPVKNLTDINEKLQRGLAAAHSVFELLDMPEEENNGQLKPVLKGNIKFDHANLRYTDGTHAIKDFCLDIEAGQTIALVGRSGAGKTSLVNMLPRFQELSEGQIYFDDIPVQEIELSYLRSQIATVNQQVVLFNRSVRDNIAYGQLQDSSDEQVIAAAKAAYAHDFIMNLPQGYDTILGAQGLNLSGGQRQRIAIARAILKDSPILILDEATSALDNESEYFIQQAFDEAMQGRTTIVIAHRLSTVENADLIVVMDKGQIIEQGTHTELLDKHGVYYQLHQRNFEEN; from the coding sequence GTGAATCAGGATTTTAAGGTTTATGTCCGTTTAATATCATATTTAAAATCTTATTGGGGCGTTGCCTTATTTGTCTTACTTGGTTTTGGAATCAACGCTGCGACAGAGGTTTCTGTCGCAAAGTTATTGAAATATATTATTGATGCAATCCAAAATGGTAGTCGCGAAAATTTAGATTGGTTCCCGGCCTTAATTGTCTTACTTATGTTTTTCCGTGGCCTTGGTTTGTTCTTAGGTGGATACTTTTCAGCAGTTATTTCACGTAGTTTGGTATTTAGTATTCGTCAAGAAGTTTATGCTAAATTACTGCGCTTACCTGCGCAATATTATCTTGATAACAGTGCAGGTCATATCAGTGCAAAATTGATGTATAACGTCGAACAACTCACAGCAGCATCATCTGAATCTCTACAAACATTAGTTAAAGATGGTTTAATTGTTATTGGTTTGTTGAGTTATTTACTCTATACCAACTGGCGTTTGACTCTATGTATCGTGGTTTTCATGCCTTTCATTGGGATATTGGTCAGAATCGCATCTAAGAAAATGCGTAAGTTGTCAATTCAAGTGCAAAACACGATGGGCGATGTGAACCATGTGGTACAAGAAACGATTAATGGAAACTCGGTGGTTAAGAGTTTTACGGGTGAGGTTTTTGAGCAGCAACGTTTTTACAAATCTTCTGAGGAAAACCTTCGTCGTGGCCTAAAAATGGTTGTGGTGCAGAATATTAATAGCCCGATCATACAATTACTATTGTCTATGGCAATGGCAATTATTTTATGGTTAGCGCTTCGCCCACAGGTTTTAGGTGACACCTCAGCAGGAGAGTTTGTTTCCTACATTACTGCGGCAGGTCTGATCTCTAAACCAGTGAAGAATTTAACTGATATTAATGAGAAACTTCAGCGTGGTTTGGCAGCAGCGCATTCGGTATTTGAACTGCTTGACATGCCAGAAGAAGAAAATAATGGTCAGCTTAAGCCGGTTTTGAAAGGCAATATTAAATTTGATCATGCTAATCTGCGTTATACAGATGGTACACATGCAATTAAGGATTTTTGTCTAGATATTGAAGCAGGTCAGACCATTGCTTTGGTTGGTCGATCTGGTGCAGGGAAAACCTCATTAGTAAATATGTTGCCGCGTTTTCAAGAATTAAGTGAAGGGCAAATTTATTTTGATGATATTCCTGTACAAGAGATAGAGCTTTCTTATCTTCGCTCACAAATTGCGACAGTCAATCAACAGGTTGTACTATTCAATCGTTCTGTGCGTGACAATATTGCTTATGGTCAGCTTCAAGACTCAAGTGATGAACAGGTTATTGCAGCTGCAAAAGCTGCCTATGCGCATGACTTTATTATGAATTTGCCACAGGGTTACGACACAATACTTGGTGCGCAAGGTTTGAATCTTTCAGGCGGTCAGCGTCAACGTATTGCGATTGCCAGAGCAATCTTAAAAGATTCTCCAATCTTAATCTTAGATGAAGCAACCAGTGCGCTTGATAATGAGTCTGAATACTTCATCCAACAAGCTTTTGATGAAGCGATGCAAGGTCGTACGACGATAGTGATTGCGCACCGTTTATCTACAGTTGAAAATGCAGATCTTATTGTGGTAATGGACAAAGGACAAATTATCGAGCAGGGTACACATACTGAGTTGCTAGATAAACATGGCGTGTATTATCAATTGCATCAACGTAATTTTGAGGAAAATTAA
- the lpxK gene encoding tetraacyldisaccharide 4'-kinase has translation MSIAQHVQDAWNTKASWLIVLRPLSLLYRLVFELNKTLYKVGLKKKYTAPIPVMIIGNITVGGSGKTPLLIQLVKYLQQQGVRVGVISRGYGGKGPFPVLVNALSEPDIAGDEPCLIVQSTHVPMAVGPNRQASIELLLKSEKLDLIISDDGLQHWALARQIEWIVLDQNRGLGNEKLLPEGYLREPKSRLNRSTVIEHTKIAQSQRNMHLAIGQPYLLNLNKDLNVFDPNQYFNVVVGIGFPQRFYQTLNQLNVKQYQTHEFADHYDYQIDDLTFNNQDAIITTEKDAVKLKVLLKQYPEFNIPIWVVPVEAVLSADCYDLLKQQLQQVGIQFS, from the coding sequence ATGTCTATTGCGCAACACGTACAAGATGCTTGGAATACAAAAGCGTCGTGGTTGATTGTGTTGCGTCCTTTATCATTATTGTATCGCTTAGTTTTTGAATTAAATAAAACCTTATATAAGGTTGGTCTTAAGAAAAAATACACAGCCCCAATTCCTGTGATGATTATTGGTAATATTACGGTTGGAGGAAGTGGGAAAACACCTTTATTAATTCAGCTCGTTAAATATTTACAGCAACAAGGTGTTCGTGTTGGTGTAATTAGTCGAGGATATGGTGGCAAAGGACCTTTTCCAGTTTTGGTGAATGCTTTGTCTGAACCAGATATTGCTGGTGATGAGCCGTGCCTAATCGTTCAATCTACTCATGTACCCATGGCGGTTGGGCCAAATCGTCAAGCATCAATTGAATTATTATTGAAATCTGAAAAACTCGATTTAATTATTAGCGATGATGGTTTGCAGCATTGGGCATTAGCACGTCAAATTGAATGGATTGTTCTAGATCAAAATCGTGGTTTGGGGAATGAAAAGTTGCTGCCTGAAGGGTATCTACGTGAGCCTAAATCACGCCTAAATAGAAGTACGGTCATTGAACATACTAAAATTGCCCAATCACAAAGGAATATGCATTTAGCGATTGGTCAGCCATATCTGTTAAATTTAAATAAAGATTTAAATGTGTTTGATCCAAATCAGTATTTTAATGTGGTTGTTGGTATTGGCTTCCCACAACGATTTTATCAAACTTTAAATCAATTGAATGTGAAGCAATATCAAACACATGAGTTTGCTGATCATTATGATTATCAGATCGATGATCTCACCTTCAATAATCAAGATGCAATTATTACCACAGAAAAAGATGCGGTAAAGCTTAAGGTTTTATTGAAACAATACCCAGAATTTAATATTCCGATTTGGGTTGTGCCTGTTGAAGCGGTTTTATCTGCAGACTGTTATGATTTATTGAAACAACAATTGCAACAAGTCGGTATCCAATTTTCTTAG
- the kdsB gene encoding 3-deoxy-manno-octulosonate cytidylyltransferase, whose amino-acid sequence MKHIVIPARFASSRLPAKPLLLIHGRPMILRVVDQAKKVAGFDDLCVATDDERIAEVCRSEGIDVVLTSADHPSGTDRLSEVARLKGWAENDIIVNVQGDEPLLPAQLVQQVTQLLVDQPHCSMSTLCEPIHALDEFQRDSIVKVVMSNRKEALYFSRATIPYDRDGAKLQQPKLHDRAFRHLGLYAYRVKLLQEYVSWEQGDLEKSESLEQLRVLENGHRIAIDIAEANLPPGVDTQADLERLNALPVSLFE is encoded by the coding sequence ATGAAACATATTGTCATTCCTGCTCGTTTTGCGAGTTCACGTTTACCTGCAAAACCACTTTTGCTTATTCATGGTCGTCCAATGATTTTGCGTGTGGTAGATCAAGCGAAGAAAGTTGCAGGTTTTGATGATTTATGTGTTGCGACTGATGATGAGCGTATTGCAGAAGTGTGTCGTTCGGAAGGAATTGATGTGGTTTTAACCAGTGCCGATCATCCGTCAGGCACAGATCGTTTGAGTGAAGTTGCTCGTCTAAAAGGCTGGGCAGAAAACGATATTATTGTCAATGTACAGGGTGATGAACCATTACTTCCTGCTCAATTGGTTCAACAAGTTACTCAGCTTTTAGTTGATCAACCGCATTGCTCAATGTCTACTTTATGCGAGCCTATTCACGCATTAGATGAATTCCAGCGCGATAGTATCGTCAAAGTCGTGATGAGTAATCGTAAAGAAGCATTATATTTTAGTCGAGCAACTATTCCTTATGATCGTGATGGTGCAAAATTACAGCAGCCAAAGCTGCATGATCGTGCTTTTCGTCATCTGGGTTTATATGCATATCGTGTTAAATTGTTGCAAGAATATGTGTCATGGGAACAAGGCGATCTTGAAAAATCAGAAAGTCTTGAACAATTACGCGTATTAGAAAATGGTCATCGTATTGCGATCGATATTGCTGAAGCCAATCTGCCTCCGGGTGTAGATACACAAGCTGATCTAGAGCGTTTAAATGCGCTACCAGTAAGTTTATTTGAATAA
- a CDS encoding DNA polymerase III subunit delta': MMSMQSTTVYPWHKQTWALLTTRFPDIGHGLLFYGKHGCAKYQFTERFVAWVLCLNKQAEQACGECTSCLWLKSNTHPRYVHITTDEENKKQNAKIKIEKIRDLLPFVQQTGDGWRVVVIEPAEALNIASANALLKTLEEPGERVILILLADHYLKLPATIRSRLQHFALDRLDTQDAQNFIQQQIANISAEHIDLLLNLANGMPLTAVEINQSDWLHKRDLFLKDWFKLVSEKNMPLSYSSKWSKELSFSEFMTMFEYLLADLVAIKLNQSLRNKDLDLTQLAQLYDLESLFQIYSDLQQKKLMVEQNVQTQLVLDQLFIQLMHVV, encoded by the coding sequence ATGATGAGTATGCAGTCAACAACCGTTTATCCTTGGCACAAGCAGACATGGGCGTTGTTGACAACGCGTTTTCCCGATATAGGTCATGGTTTACTTTTTTATGGTAAACATGGCTGCGCGAAATATCAATTTACTGAGCGTTTTGTGGCATGGGTATTATGTTTAAACAAACAAGCCGAACAAGCTTGTGGTGAATGTACAAGTTGTCTTTGGTTGAAGTCTAATACACATCCTCGCTATGTCCATATCACCACAGATGAAGAAAATAAAAAGCAAAATGCCAAGATAAAAATCGAAAAGATTCGTGATTTATTACCATTTGTTCAACAGACTGGTGATGGATGGCGAGTCGTTGTGATTGAGCCAGCGGAGGCTTTGAATATAGCATCCGCAAATGCATTGCTAAAGACTTTAGAGGAACCTGGAGAAAGGGTTATTCTGATTCTATTGGCGGATCATTACTTGAAATTACCAGCAACGATTCGAAGCCGTTTGCAGCATTTCGCTTTAGACCGTCTAGATACCCAAGATGCACAAAACTTTATTCAGCAGCAAATAGCGAATATTTCAGCTGAACACATTGATTTGTTGCTTAATCTCGCAAATGGCATGCCATTGACTGCCGTTGAAATTAATCAGAGCGATTGGTTGCATAAAAGAGATTTATTCTTGAAAGATTGGTTTAAGTTGGTCTCAGAAAAAAATATGCCTTTAAGTTATTCAAGCAAGTGGTCGAAAGAGTTGAGTTTCTCTGAATTTATGACAATGTTTGAATATTTGTTGGCTGATTTAGTCGCTATAAAATTAAATCAATCTTTGAGAAATAAAGACTTAGATTTAACACAGCTTGCACAGCTTTATGACTTGGAAAGCTTATTTCAAATTTATTCTGACCTGCAACAGAAAAAATTGATGGTTGAGCAAAATGTACAAACACAGTTGGTATTAGATCAGTTGTTTATTCAATTGATGCATGTGGTTTAG
- a CDS encoding PilZ domain-containing protein: MQPQMMGGIIQVNIPDKATLQSSYMPFVQGGGLFVSTKQAVKMGQEVFVLATLPEQSQKIPLTGKVIWISHKQTHFKPQGFAIQLAGEKGVYYKNEAERLLAGSKAMDRPSFTM, translated from the coding sequence ATGCAACCACAAATGATGGGCGGAATTATACAGGTCAATATTCCTGATAAAGCAACTTTGCAATCAAGTTATATGCCTTTTGTGCAAGGTGGCGGTTTATTTGTTTCCACGAAACAAGCCGTAAAAATGGGACAGGAAGTTTTTGTTTTAGCGACTTTACCAGAGCAGTCACAAAAAATCCCATTAACGGGTAAGGTGATTTGGATTTCGCATAAACAAACACATTTTAAACCACAAGGTTTTGCAATTCAGCTTGCTGGTGAAAAAGGTGTGTATTACAAAAATGAGGCTGAGAGATTGTTGGCTGGTTCAAAAGCGATGGATCGTCCAAGTTTTACGATGTAA
- a CDS encoding TatD family hydrolase, which yields MFVDTHCHLTMLDLSPYDGSLDQALAQARLAGVSKFMGISVDLDDHIKLAEIASRHDDVGYSVGVHPCEDDHIMARATTDYLVELAQSDKVWALGETGLDYYHSTNFIAEQKRCFARHIHASKIVKKPVVVHTRSAKHDTVDIIRAEQSTHGILHCFTEDWETAKAVLDCGYYISFSGIVSFKNAQELRDVAKQVPLDRLLIETDSPYLAPMPYRGKTNEPKYVPYVAKALADVYNKSVEEIGMITTQNFENLLRLK from the coding sequence GTGTTTGTTGATACCCATTGTCATTTAACGATGTTAGATCTAAGTCCTTACGATGGGAGTTTAGATCAAGCGCTTGCCCAAGCTCGCCTTGCAGGTGTTTCAAAATTTATGGGCATCTCAGTTGATTTAGATGATCATATTAAATTGGCTGAAATCGCCTCTCGACATGATGACGTGGGTTATTCTGTAGGTGTTCATCCATGCGAGGATGATCATATTATGGCACGAGCAACAACAGACTACCTCGTAGAGCTAGCACAGTCTGATAAGGTATGGGCATTAGGGGAAACAGGTTTAGATTATTATCACAGTACAAATTTTATTGCAGAACAGAAACGATGTTTTGCCCGTCATATTCATGCATCAAAAATTGTAAAAAAACCTGTGGTTGTGCATACACGATCAGCCAAACACGATACCGTCGATATTATAAGAGCAGAGCAGTCCACACATGGTATTTTGCATTGTTTCACCGAAGATTGGGAAACAGCGAAGGCTGTTTTAGATTGTGGTTACTATATTTCTTTTTCTGGTATTGTTTCATTCAAAAATGCACAAGAATTACGTGATGTAGCTAAACAAGTGCCGCTTGATCGGTTGTTAATTGAAACGGATAGCCCATATTTAGCACCTATGCCTTATCGGGGTAAAACCAATGAGCCTAAATATGTGCCTTATGTTGCAAAGGCGTTAGCGGATGTATATAACAAGTCAGTTGAAGAAATAGGTATGATTACCACACAGAATTTTGAGAATCTTCTTCGTTTGAAGTAA
- a CDS encoding TetR/AcrR family transcriptional regulator translates to MDRQAQFRAREALIFQIAEQLLLENGEAGMTLDALAAELDLAKGTLYKHFQSKDELYMLLIIRNERMLLEMIQDTEKAFPEHLAFFMLHHLHHPERTALFHQIEERLSTTGQGIQLLFSELYKVRRQRLRIIIRMTESYLLDINSTMTTRDYLASIWSLTYGAAVILNSSFYQRYLGSRDSLRVAYIDQALGLPKQIEYLANG, encoded by the coding sequence ATGGATCGCCAAGCTCAGTTTAGAGCACGAGAAGCCTTAATTTTTCAGATCGCTGAGCAACTCCTATTAGAAAATGGTGAAGCAGGCATGACTTTGGACGCTTTAGCGGCGGAATTAGATCTTGCTAAAGGCACATTATATAAGCACTTTCAGAGCAAAGATGAATTGTATATGTTGCTGATTATTCGTAATGAACGAATGCTGCTTGAAATGATTCAGGATACAGAGAAAGCTTTCCCTGAGCATCTAGCTTTTTTCATGCTACACCATTTACATCATCCTGAACGTACTGCTTTATTTCATCAAATTGAAGAACGCCTCTCTACGACGGGTCAAGGTATTCAGTTATTATTTAGTGAATTGTATAAAGTTCGTCGTCAACGTTTACGTATTATCATTCGTATGACAGAAAGTTATTTATTAGATATAAATAGCACGATGACAACGCGTGATTATTTGGCTTCGATTTGGTCTCTGACTTATGGTGCAGCAGTTATTCTGAATTCTAGCTTTTATCAGCGTTATTTAGGTTCACGTGATAGTTTACGTGTGGCTTATATTGATCAAGCTTTAGGTTTGCCAAAACAAATTGAATATTTAGCGAATGGCTGA
- a CDS encoding prepilin-type N-terminal cleavage/methylation domain-containing protein: MKSPHRLQQGFTLIEIMVVIVIMTIMTSLVVLNIGGVDQRRAMQAREMFILDLKKINKESTDQAKVFALNTQNATDVAPFRYNLFEYHDQSHEQIQQADRTWQPYKEFKLRELPTSVSFSIQTLNAEEYRKARNEDLLGGKAPQLIWFGNGEVKPVRIQFYYEQQPIGHEFQIDHLGKINEED, translated from the coding sequence ATGAAATCACCACATAGATTACAACAAGGTTTTACCCTCATTGAGATCATGGTGGTGATTGTAATCATGACGATTATGACATCTTTGGTTGTTCTGAATATTGGTGGTGTAGATCAACGTCGAGCGATGCAAGCCAGAGAAATGTTTATACTTGATTTAAAAAAGATTAATAAAGAATCAACGGATCAAGCTAAAGTTTTTGCCTTAAATACTCAAAATGCGACTGACGTTGCACCATTTCGCTATAATTTGTTTGAGTATCATGATCAGAGCCATGAGCAAATTCAGCAAGCTGATCGGACGTGGCAGCCGTATAAAGAGTTTAAACTTCGAGAGCTACCGACTAGCGTATCTTTTAGTATTCAAACTTTAAATGCTGAAGAATATCGAAAAGCGAGAAATGAGGACTTATTAGGTGGTAAAGCACCGCAACTCATATGGTTTGGCAATGGTGAAGTTAAGCCTGTCCGTATTCAATTTTATTATGAGCAACAGCCAATTGGACATGAGTTTCAAATAGATCATTTGGGTAAAATAAATGAAGAAGATTAA